From a region of the Thermosipho melanesiensis BI429 genome:
- a CDS encoding flagellar hook assembly protein FlgD, whose product MMNWIQMNSIYPTNVTRENGIKKELDKEAFLELLVTQLKNQDPLEPLKDREFIAQMTQLSTLEQITNMSESVQKFVESSASLYRAQVSSMVGKYAVVKSNILELKNGNASTQVFKLEEPSHVILKIYDENGKLVKEEDLGNLNAGMQTFLWDGRNKDGVKLPDGNYTFNLYSVERDGSLTEISAMDGGKVEAVQFRDNDVYVLVNGNLYPISSIIEISEEG is encoded by the coding sequence ATGATGAATTGGATACAGATGAATAGTATTTATCCTACAAATGTTACAAGGGAAAATGGTATAAAAAAAGAATTGGATAAAGAGGCATTTTTGGAATTGCTTGTTACTCAGTTGAAAAATCAAGATCCCCTTGAACCATTAAAAGATAGGGAATTTATCGCTCAAATGACTCAGTTATCGACTTTGGAACAGATAACAAACATGAGTGAATCTGTTCAGAAGTTTGTTGAAAGTTCTGCTTCGTTGTATAGAGCACAAGTTTCATCAATGGTGGGAAAATATGCGGTTGTAAAATCAAATATACTTGAGTTAAAAAATGGAAATGCAAGTACACAGGTTTTTAAATTGGAAGAGCCTTCGCATGTGATTTTAAAAATCTATGATGAAAATGGAAAATTGGTAAAAGAAGAAGACCTTGGAAATTTAAATGCGGGGATGCAAACATTTTTATGGGATGGAAGGAATAAAGATGGTGTTAAATTACCAGATGGAAATTATACTTTTAATCTCTATTCAGTTGAAAGAGATGGAAGTTTGACTGAGATATCTGCTATGGATGGTGGAAAAGTAGAGGCTGTACAATTTAGAGATAACGATGTTTATGTGCTTGTAAATGGCAATTTATATCCCATAAGTTCAATAATAGAAATTTCGGAAGAGGGGTGA
- a CDS encoding flagellar hook-basal body complex protein, which produces MIRSIYSGVTGLQGFQQAIDVVGNNIANVSTIGFKASRVTYATTFSQVLELSKRATELTGGTNPKQIGYGVKVASIDKIMSQGSFQNTGKKTDLAIRGDGFFILRDGVGKTYYTRAGNFDLDVNGTIIQPTSGLKLQGWVAEPDPESGKRFVDTNKPISDIQISAGLSMAAKKTTSMTVANNLDARVGPGKTVITLSGYGGNSVNVKIIYDRDKGGLQDPFSDYQIYRAKVYSGTDDNIDGEIYIKYDKFGNVVQSGAIKQQLSVTATTDGSLSLTGIGQEDGNYTFIIRDTSGKILDVQTGSVSSGNVTVSSDQIKNGNNYVIEVAKDVVDLATPGFIASTESGTVVSASQLDFTYNGSDITSNAKVFVRDSNGNLVAQYDFTSGLTNGTSYSLTGIFDPAESYTVEVYNGATINSLVVPGSGEPRFYEADNPTNFAVTEFNSPFYTTSVQVYDTLGNAYTLYIDFVKLAANYNDGSADYKNAWAFRVRNATGENIKYLTNYDTGQEITSGTAGVMTFDESGRFTGLYAFDPTTGQINRGESIDAIKFDAAENGDGEVKIKLSLTGITQFAATSDAYVVNQNGNAQGTLESFSIAENGDIIGTFSNGLTDKLGKVALAIFNNPAGLLEAGNSLYTKSANSGSAIIRQPGFGGAGALISGALEMSNVDLSEEFTKLIIAQRGFQANARVVTTADQILQEVVNLRR; this is translated from the coding sequence ATGATAAGATCAATTTATAGTGGTGTTACAGGGCTTCAGGGATTTCAACAAGCAATCGATGTGGTTGGAAATAATATTGCAAATGTTAGTACAATAGGTTTTAAAGCATCACGTGTTACTTATGCAACTACATTTTCGCAAGTTTTAGAATTGTCAAAAAGAGCTACAGAACTTACTGGTGGAACAAATCCCAAGCAAATAGGTTATGGTGTAAAAGTTGCATCTATTGACAAAATAATGTCTCAAGGTAGTTTTCAAAATACCGGTAAAAAAACAGACTTGGCTATCCGAGGTGATGGATTTTTCATTTTAAGAGACGGTGTGGGAAAAACGTATTATACAAGAGCTGGAAATTTTGATTTAGATGTAAATGGTACAATAATACAACCAACTTCAGGTTTAAAATTACAAGGATGGGTAGCAGAGCCTGATCCTGAATCAGGAAAAAGGTTTGTGGATACAAATAAACCGATTTCCGATATTCAAATTTCTGCGGGGCTTTCAATGGCGGCAAAAAAGACTACGTCAATGACTGTAGCAAATAATCTAGATGCAAGAGTAGGTCCTGGAAAAACAGTTATAACTTTATCAGGTTATGGTGGAAATTCTGTAAATGTAAAAATTATATACGATAGAGATAAAGGTGGCCTTCAAGATCCATTCTCAGATTATCAAATCTACAGAGCTAAAGTATACAGTGGAACAGATGATAACATAGATGGGGAGATATATATAAAATATGACAAATTTGGAAACGTAGTACAATCAGGGGCAATTAAGCAACAATTGAGTGTTACAGCTACTACAGATGGTAGTTTAAGTTTAACGGGAATAGGTCAAGAAGATGGGAATTACACGTTTATAATTAGAGATACAAGTGGAAAAATTCTAGATGTCCAAACTGGAAGTGTGAGTTCTGGTAATGTTACTGTGTCATCAGACCAAATAAAAAATGGAAATAATTATGTGATTGAAGTAGCTAAAGATGTTGTTGATCTTGCTACGCCTGGATTTATAGCTTCAACAGAAAGTGGAACGGTTGTTTCCGCAAGTCAATTAGATTTTACGTACAATGGAAGCGATATTACATCAAATGCCAAGGTATTTGTTAGAGATTCAAATGGGAATTTAGTCGCACAATACGATTTTACATCAGGATTAACTAATGGGACAAGTTATAGCTTAACGGGTATATTTGATCCTGCCGAATCTTACACGGTAGAAGTGTACAATGGTGCAACAATTAATAGTTTAGTGGTACCTGGAAGTGGAGAGCCAAGATTTTATGAGGCGGATAATCCAACAAACTTTGCTGTAACAGAGTTCAATTCCCCATTTTATACAACTTCTGTGCAAGTATATGATACTTTGGGAAATGCATATACCCTTTATATAGACTTTGTAAAATTAGCGGCTAATTATAACGATGGTTCTGCAGATTATAAAAATGCTTGGGCGTTTAGGGTGAGAAACGCAACTGGTGAGAATATTAAATATTTGACAAATTACGATACTGGTCAGGAGATCACTAGTGGAACAGCAGGTGTTATGACATTTGACGAAAGTGGAAGGTTTACTGGATTGTATGCGTTTGATCCAACTACTGGTCAAATTAATCGTGGGGAATCTATTGATGCAATAAAGTTTGATGCTGCAGAAAATGGTGATGGTGAGGTTAAAATTAAATTGTCATTAACTGGTATTACCCAATTTGCGGCAACTTCTGATGCATATGTTGTAAATCAAAATGGAAATGCTCAAGGTACTTTAGAATCTTTCTCAATCGCAGAAAATGGTGATATTATTGGTACGTTTAGTAATGGACTTACTGATAAATTAGGAAAAGTGGCTTTGGCTATTTTCAACAATCCAGCGGGTCTTTTGGAAGCAGGTAATTCTCTATATACAAAAAGTGCCAATAGTGGAAGTGCGATAATCAGACAACCGGGTTTTGGAGGAGCAGGGGCATTAATTTCAGGTGCACTTGAAATGTCTAATGTAGACTTATCAGAGGAATTTACAAAACTTATAATTGCTCAAAGGGGATTTCAAGCTAATGCAAGAGTTGTAACAACTGCTGATCAAATTCTTCAAGAAGTTGTGAATTTGAGGCGATAA
- a CDS encoding flagellar FlbD family protein encodes MILLTYLNKKKFYLNADYIEKIESLPDTTITLYNGKKYIVLETAEEVIEKVIEYKKEVLSIPPLYKDGEE; translated from the coding sequence ATTATTTTACTCACATATCTGAATAAAAAAAAGTTTTATCTTAATGCTGATTACATTGAGAAAATTGAGTCTTTACCAGATACAACAATTACTTTGTACAATGGAAAAAAATATATAGTTCTTGAGACTGCAGAAGAAGTTATTGAGAAAGTTATTGAATATAAAAAGGAAGTTTTATCTATTCCCCCTTTGTATAAGGATGGTGAAGAATAA
- a CDS encoding motility protein A: MDIALLGGVGLAFVMVIYGIISGGGDFAAFINIPSIVIVIGGSIGAAVAANPKDIAFKFVQVTLEALKEPKTDYVNLLRTLVSLSEKARREGLLSLEENIEQLDDPFMKKGLQLLVDGTEPEVLKSMMEIEIEVASNEMNLKKGLFEAIGAYAPAFGMIGTLIGLIQMLKSLNDPNSLGPSMAVALITTLYGSIMANAFALPIAEKMGKRVLNTELEKNMILEGILSIQAGENPRILEEKLKAFLPQAAKAQYEASTQEANA; this comes from the coding sequence ATGGATATAGCGTTGTTGGGTGGAGTTGGACTTGCGTTTGTTATGGTTATTTATGGTATTATTTCCGGTGGCGGTGATTTTGCTGCTTTTATAAATATTCCATCAATAGTTATAGTTATTGGTGGCTCTATAGGTGCTGCTGTTGCTGCTAATCCAAAAGATATAGCATTTAAATTTGTTCAGGTTACATTGGAAGCACTCAAAGAACCAAAAACAGATTATGTGAATCTTTTGAGAACGTTAGTTTCTTTGTCCGAAAAGGCAAGAAGGGAAGGGCTTTTATCTTTAGAAGAAAATATTGAACAATTAGATGATCCTTTTATGAAAAAAGGATTGCAATTATTGGTGGATGGTACTGAACCTGAGGTTTTAAAATCGATGATGGAAATAGAGATAGAAGTGGCATCAAATGAGATGAATTTGAAGAAAGGGCTTTTTGAAGCAATTGGTGCATATGCTCCAGCGTTTGGAATGATAGGAACATTGATAGGATTAATACAAATGCTTAAAAGTTTGAATGATCCAAATTCCTTGGGGCCTTCAATGGCAGTTGCGCTTATTACGACACTTTACGGTTCTATAATGGCAAATGCGTTTGCGTTACCTATTGCCGAAAAAATGGGGAAAAGGGTATTGAATACAGAGCTTGAAAAGAATATGATTCTAGAAGGAATTTTATCTATACAAGCAGGAGAAAATCCAAGAATTTTGGAAGAAAAACTAAAAGCATTCTTACCACAAGCTGCAAAAGCTCAGTATGAAGCATCTACTCAGGAGGCCAATGCATAA
- a CDS encoding flagellar motor protein MotB, whose product MAKKQECPKGAPLWMTTYGDMVTLLLTFFVLLFAMSSISPGKFQQVAVGLTSALNGNPPSVLTGGKSLQTEPLISQNPGVYQEILKISEEYKGKVTVQEKDEGTLITISDLDIFEPGSARLTAEAKRLLEKLGTVIIEHTTNVLEIYGFANEIPLPESSIYFSNWHLSSARAASVVLFFTTELKQKRSLERIADIQLGRFDPDYYYAPERFVPIGKGDIEIQKEIKALRNLYEFELEQMRKKLVAGEITREEWNNFVVKLTSETDQKIADLRNKYRRIDILIKRELAK is encoded by the coding sequence ATGGCTAAAAAACAAGAATGTCCAAAAGGTGCCCCTTTGTGGATGACCACTTATGGAGACATGGTTACGTTGTTATTGACATTCTTTGTGTTGTTATTTGCTATGTCAAGTATTAGTCCAGGAAAATTCCAACAGGTTGCTGTAGGGTTAACATCTGCTTTAAATGGAAATCCTCCAAGTGTTTTAACTGGTGGAAAGTCATTGCAAACTGAACCGTTAATATCACAAAATCCAGGAGTTTATCAAGAAATTTTGAAAATATCGGAAGAGTATAAAGGAAAGGTTACTGTTCAAGAAAAAGATGAAGGAACTCTAATTACAATTAGTGATTTGGATATATTTGAACCAGGTAGTGCAAGATTAACCGCTGAAGCTAAAAGATTGTTAGAAAAACTTGGAACTGTAATAATAGAACATACAACAAATGTACTTGAGATTTATGGATTTGCAAACGAAATTCCATTACCTGAGAGTTCCATTTATTTTTCAAATTGGCATCTTAGTTCTGCTCGTGCTGCGAGTGTTGTTCTTTTTTTTACAACTGAACTAAAGCAAAAAAGATCCTTAGAGAGAATTGCTGATATACAACTTGGAAGATTTGATCCAGACTATTATTATGCACCGGAAAGATTTGTGCCAATTGGTAAAGGAGATATTGAAATACAAAAAGAGATAAAAGCATTAAGAAATTTGTATGAATTTGAATTGGAACAGATGAGAAAAAAACTGGTTGCGGGTGAAATTACGCGTGAAGAATGGAATAATTTCGTAGTAAAATTGACTAGTGAAACAGATCAAAAGATAGCTGATTTGAGGAATAAATATAGGAGAATTGATATCTTAATAAAAAGAGAGCTTGCAAAATAG
- a CDS encoding flagellar basal body-associated FliL family protein: MPEEEIQEAQPKKKKGIMGLLMPILIPLVVSLAVSVGVVMFLGNNTQPQTKQSEQATTAAAIPIKAVVIQPGTYQTFMLKGGKEVAVIDSLSFKVGSDQCRSLIAEKNDEIMDALMLIFLSKERTEINTPAGIELLKKQIKNAVNEITGFVGEKEKQGVIDVYLYIKAVSSVQ; encoded by the coding sequence ATGCCTGAGGAAGAAATTCAAGAAGCTCAACCAAAGAAGAAAAAGGGGATAATGGGTTTATTAATGCCAATATTAATTCCGTTGGTTGTTTCTTTAGCGGTTAGTGTTGGGGTTGTCATGTTTTTGGGAAATAATACTCAACCTCAAACAAAGCAATCAGAACAAGCTACTACTGCCGCTGCAATACCTATAAAAGCTGTTGTAATTCAACCTGGAACTTATCAAACTTTTATGTTAAAAGGTGGAAAAGAGGTTGCAGTAATTGATTCTCTATCATTTAAAGTGGGGAGCGATCAATGTAGAAGCTTAATTGCTGAGAAAAATGATGAAATTATGGATGCCTTAATGTTAATATTTTTGAGTAAAGAAAGAACGGAAATAAATACGCCTGCAGGTATTGAACTTTTGAAGAAGCAAATTAAGAATGCTGTAAATGAGATAACAGGATTCGTTGGTGAGAAGGAAAAACAAGGAGTGATAGATGTTTATCTATACATAAAAGCAGTTAGTTCGGTTCAATAA
- the fliM gene encoding flagellar motor switch protein FliM, with the protein MSDVLSQEEIDRLLQAVNQGEVSIEQVKKEEEEKKVRTYDFLRPRKFSKEQERTLQMLHENFARTLSTYFSGRLRSFVAVNLVGIDQMTYDEFIKSIKNPSFITIFSAKEFVGSAVLDIDLAIFYGILEILLGGPGSMTEINRPPTETEIEVMRKEVVNILTNLSQAWTTVYSFVPVIEAIETNPQFVQVVALNEMVLVITFFVNIGNVEGYVNICWPSSLIEPIGEKLTTQSWFKTKQKVVSEEDMKALKENLARTIVELSATIGETNLTLWDILNLEVGDVIRLNTFKEDPLKIKLNGKDKFLGAPGVFKGKYAVKILEVFDEEEIK; encoded by the coding sequence ATGTCCGATGTATTAAGTCAAGAAGAAATAGATCGATTATTGCAGGCTGTTAATCAGGGTGAAGTTTCAATTGAACAAGTAAAAAAAGAAGAAGAAGAAAAAAAAGTTAGAACATATGATTTTTTAAGGCCGAGAAAATTTTCCAAAGAGCAGGAAAGAACTTTACAAATGCTCCATGAAAACTTTGCAAGGACTTTGTCGACCTATTTTTCTGGAAGGCTTAGAAGTTTTGTTGCAGTAAATTTGGTAGGAATAGACCAAATGACTTATGATGAATTTATAAAATCCATAAAAAATCCATCTTTTATTACCATATTTTCAGCTAAGGAATTTGTTGGAAGTGCGGTTTTAGATATAGATTTAGCTATCTTTTACGGGATTTTAGAAATTTTATTGGGTGGACCTGGATCTATGACTGAGATTAATAGACCTCCAACAGAAACGGAAATAGAAGTAATGAGAAAGGAAGTTGTAAACATATTAACAAATTTATCTCAAGCTTGGACTACCGTTTATTCTTTTGTTCCAGTTATAGAGGCTATTGAAACGAATCCACAGTTTGTACAAGTTGTTGCTTTAAATGAAATGGTTTTAGTTATTACATTTTTTGTGAATATAGGAAATGTAGAAGGGTATGTAAATATTTGTTGGCCATCGTCTTTGATTGAGCCAATAGGTGAAAAACTAACCACTCAAAGTTGGTTTAAAACAAAACAAAAAGTTGTTTCAGAAGAAGATATGAAGGCTTTAAAGGAAAATCTTGCAAGAACAATTGTAGAATTATCTGCAACAATTGGAGAGACGAATTTGACTTTGTGGGATATTTTAAACCTAGAGGTTGGGGATGTTATTAGATTAAATACCTTTAAAGAAGATCCTTTGAAAATAAAACTGAATGGAAAGGATAAGTTTTTGGGTGCACCAGGAGTATTCAAAGGAAAGTATGCTGTTAAGATTTTGGAAGTGTTTGATGAGGAGGAGATAAAATGA
- the fliY gene encoding flagellar motor switch phosphatase FliY, which translates to MMGDEQFLSQEELDSLLSQIDESQNELTDLEKDMFGEIGNIIMGSGTTALSTLLGRKVDITVPAVEIKKLKEIREEVKGKNAVVSINFKGEIEGLNALVLPQMAVARIANIMMGGDGNVETDEVDEISLSAVSEAMNQMMGAAATSLSDMLKKTVDITPPTVELLDFDEEDVKFPPVVSNDDDIVAKVNFKLEIEGLEPADFFLTMSPPFVKKLYRLLFGEEKKQASPQQQAQPSTPQQAPTTENENIQNVKMSENIQKNPVSVSPVQFQSFESGGIVKSTSEIPERIKALLDIPLNVVVELGKTKLTLKQVMELSVGSLIELDKLTGEPVDIIVNGKLIARGEVVVIDENFGVRITEIVSPQERFYTLE; encoded by the coding sequence ATGATGGGAGATGAACAATTTCTTTCTCAAGAAGAATTAGATTCCCTTTTGAGCCAAATCGATGAATCTCAAAATGAGTTAACTGATCTTGAAAAAGATATGTTTGGAGAAATTGGAAATATAATAATGGGGAGTGGTACTACCGCGCTGTCCACTTTGCTTGGTAGAAAAGTAGATATAACGGTACCGGCGGTTGAAATAAAGAAATTGAAAGAAATAAGAGAAGAGGTTAAAGGAAAAAATGCTGTTGTTTCTATAAATTTTAAGGGGGAAATAGAGGGGCTTAATGCCTTAGTTTTACCTCAAATGGCAGTTGCAAGAATTGCAAATATTATGATGGGTGGAGACGGAAATGTTGAAACAGATGAAGTCGATGAAATTTCTTTAAGTGCAGTTTCTGAAGCAATGAATCAAATGATGGGAGCTGCAGCTACTTCACTTTCTGATATGTTGAAAAAAACCGTGGATATAACTCCACCTACTGTTGAGTTACTGGATTTTGATGAGGAAGATGTAAAATTTCCACCTGTAGTTTCAAATGATGATGATATTGTTGCAAAGGTTAATTTTAAACTTGAAATAGAAGGTTTAGAACCTGCTGATTTCTTCCTAACAATGTCTCCTCCCTTTGTTAAAAAGCTTTATAGATTATTATTTGGAGAAGAAAAAAAACAAGCTTCTCCTCAGCAGCAAGCACAACCTTCTACACCGCAACAAGCTCCAACCACTGAAAATGAAAATATACAAAACGTTAAAATGTCGGAAAATATCCAAAAAAATCCCGTATCAGTTTCACCAGTACAGTTTCAATCGTTTGAAAGTGGTGGAATTGTAAAAAGTACATCCGAAATTCCGGAAAGGATAAAGGCGCTTTTAGATATACCATTAAACGTTGTTGTTGAACTAGGTAAAACTAAACTTACTTTAAAACAAGTTATGGAACTTTCAGTTGGTTCACTAATAGAACTTGATAAATTAACAGGTGAACCTGTGGATATAATTGTTAATGGAAAATTAATTGCTCGTGGAGAAGTAGTTGTAATAGATGAAAATTTTGGTGTGAGGATAACAGAAATAGTAAGCCCTCAAGAACGATTTTACACATTGGAATAA
- a CDS encoding MetS family NSS transporter small subunit, which yields MSVSAIIFMIFAGVVLFGGLFWALSIAAKSAKK from the coding sequence ATGTCTGTAAGTGCAATAATTTTCATGATTTTTGCAGGTGTCGTATTATTTGGTGGACTTTTTTGGGCACTTTCAATAGCAGCAAAATCTGCGAAAAAATAA
- a CDS encoding sodium-dependent transporter translates to MARQKWGSRWAFVLAAIGSAAGLGNAWRFPYMAYSNGGGAFYVPYFIALFLAGIPLLMAEFAIGQGFQSGAPRSLAKIKKGAEFIGWWAVITGALITFYYNVIMAYIFNYLYYSFGVAWKGDPNKFFFNEFLQVSNGPSELGSIRWPIVIGLALTWLWIYFILRKGTTSVGKTVAWTVPLPVILLIILGIRGITLEGAAQGLNFLFQPNFAKLAEPRVWANAFGQIFFTLSLAFGIMIAYGSYNKKEEDIANNAIITALGNSATSFLAGIAVFSVLGYMALQINSPIDEVVSGGIGLAFVVYPQAISLFPGGVIVQSIIGLAFFVMLLTLGIDSAFSLVEAVEAAASDKFKFNKRSFLIGFSIFGFLVGLLYSTQGGLYWLDIIDHFLSIYALLIVGILESIIIGWVLDAEKLRNYINKVSEVKIGKWFDISLRYIIPGSLIIILGLTLYDEIKNPYGGYPTWALLTGFAVLIATPIIAIILSKVPPKDNDYYKKEEM, encoded by the coding sequence ATGGCTAGACAAAAGTGGGGTTCAAGATGGGCTTTTGTTCTTGCGGCTATAGGATCTGCTGCAGGTTTGGGTAACGCTTGGAGATTTCCTTATATGGCATATTCAAACGGTGGTGGAGCTTTTTATGTTCCGTACTTTATAGCATTATTTTTAGCGGGAATACCACTTTTAATGGCAGAATTTGCAATTGGACAAGGCTTCCAAAGTGGTGCGCCAAGATCACTTGCCAAAATTAAAAAAGGTGCAGAATTTATTGGTTGGTGGGCTGTTATAACAGGTGCTTTGATAACGTTTTACTATAATGTTATCATGGCATACATCTTTAACTATCTATACTATTCATTTGGAGTAGCATGGAAAGGCGATCCAAACAAATTTTTCTTTAATGAATTCTTACAAGTATCCAATGGTCCTAGTGAATTAGGCTCAATTAGATGGCCAATAGTTATTGGACTTGCCTTGACATGGTTATGGATTTATTTCATTTTAAGAAAAGGAACAACTTCTGTGGGAAAAACAGTTGCTTGGACAGTTCCACTTCCTGTAATTTTATTGATTATACTTGGAATCAGAGGAATTACATTGGAAGGGGCAGCACAGGGACTTAATTTTTTATTCCAACCAAACTTTGCAAAACTTGCAGAACCAAGGGTTTGGGCTAATGCTTTTGGTCAAATTTTCTTTACGCTAAGCCTTGCGTTCGGTATTATGATTGCCTATGGAAGCTATAATAAAAAAGAAGAAGATATTGCTAACAACGCTATTATAACTGCCCTTGGAAACAGCGCTACATCTTTCCTTGCTGGAATTGCTGTTTTTTCAGTGCTCGGATATATGGCTCTCCAAATTAATTCTCCAATAGATGAAGTTGTAAGTGGTGGTATAGGTCTTGCATTTGTTGTGTATCCACAAGCTATTTCTCTATTCCCAGGTGGAGTAATAGTTCAATCAATAATAGGGCTCGCATTCTTTGTAATGCTTCTTACACTTGGAATTGATTCTGCATTCTCGTTGGTAGAAGCGGTAGAAGCAGCTGCTTCTGATAAGTTTAAATTCAACAAACGCTCTTTCTTAATTGGTTTTTCCATATTTGGATTCTTAGTTGGTCTTCTTTACTCAACACAAGGTGGTTTGTACTGGCTTGACATTATTGATCATTTCTTAAGTATTTATGCTTTGTTAATTGTTGGAATTCTTGAATCAATAATAATCGGGTGGGTTTTAGATGCGGAAAAATTGAGAAATTATATAAACAAAGTATCTGAAGTTAAAATAGGAAAATGGTTTGACATTTCATTAAGATACATCATCCCAGGTTCGTTAATAATAATTTTGGGATTAACACTTTATGATGAAATTAAAAATCCATACGGTGGATATCCAACTTGGGCATTACTTACTGGATTTGCAGTATTAATCGCTACACCAATTATTGCAATTATATTATCTAAAGTTCCTCCAAAAGACAACGATTACTACAAAAAAGAGGAAATGTAA
- a CDS encoding AAA family ATPase, which translates to MTLKEAKMISRKIMESNEIPLLIGHFGVGKTDIIKEIACEVNRNLIILVLSQMEPGDLIGLPSKDKEKTVFLAPDWWPEDGNTIIFLDEINRSHRSIRNAIMQLLIDRRIHNHILPEGTWIVASMNPPDEEYDQVDLITDPAFLSRFFILEITPDINEWIEWAKLNNIPNEIIKFIEKNPEFLYSSNHVSLKATITPSPRSWHKLGNVFKNLSENEKKKYGYQIASGILGPEAAKVFVENITHSIPTARDVLIEGKIPQNLEIHKANSIILRIIDFVSNLTEEESKELINNVENISKNLLTLSKSIPKDTFFSLVRLLNELSNEPGYKGIFCDKILEKISI; encoded by the coding sequence TTGACACTGAAAGAAGCCAAAATGATATCGAGAAAGATAATGGAAAGCAATGAAATCCCATTATTAATTGGTCACTTTGGAGTTGGAAAAACTGACATAATCAAAGAAATTGCTTGTGAAGTTAATAGAAATTTAATAATATTAGTACTTTCCCAAATGGAACCAGGAGATCTAATAGGACTACCTTCAAAAGACAAAGAAAAAACAGTTTTTCTTGCACCTGATTGGTGGCCCGAAGATGGAAACACCATAATATTTTTAGACGAAATAAATCGCTCTCATAGAAGTATAAGAAATGCCATAATGCAGTTACTCATAGACAGACGCATTCACAACCACATTTTGCCAGAAGGCACATGGATAGTAGCATCTATGAATCCACCGGATGAAGAATATGACCAAGTTGATCTAATAACGGATCCAGCTTTCCTTTCAAGGTTCTTTATTCTAGAAATCACACCTGATATCAATGAATGGATTGAATGGGCAAAACTAAATAACATACCCAATGAAATAATTAAATTCATAGAAAAAAACCCAGAATTCTTGTATAGTTCAAACCACGTTTCGTTAAAGGCTACAATAACACCCAGCCCCAGAAGTTGGCATAAATTGGGAAATGTTTTTAAAAATCTTTCAGAAAATGAAAAGAAAAAATATGGATATCAAATAGCTTCAGGTATACTTGGCCCCGAAGCTGCAAAAGTTTTTGTTGAAAATATAACACATAGTATTCCTACAGCAAGAGACGTGTTGATTGAAGGAAAAATTCCACAAAATTTAGAAATACACAAAGCAAATTCCATAATATTGAGAATCATAGATTTTGTTTCAAACCTTACAGAAGAAGAATCTAAAGAATTAATAAACAACGTGGAAAATATCTCAAAAAACCTTTTAACACTTTCAAAATCCATTCCAAAAGATACATTTTTTAGCCTAGTCCGACTGCTAAATGAACTTTCAAACGAACCTGGATACAAAGGAATCTTTTGTGATAAAATACTTGAAAAAATTTCAATATAG
- a CDS encoding SMC-Scp complex subunit ScpB, with the protein MDSEKVAIIESLIFASKGIQKEKILEIAQVSEKDFDDIVKILEQKYNLNNESGIELRNIDGFFKFFTKKKYAIYIEKIIKRRSLNTLTTSQLEIVILLASKKKATKRQIDEIRGKDSTNILKQLLMSGVVKRRKSGRSYIYSLTDTFKEETFIEELLDELGGVHFDTERSQNDIEKDNGKQ; encoded by the coding sequence ATGGATAGTGAAAAAGTGGCAATAATAGAATCGTTAATTTTTGCATCAAAAGGTATACAAAAAGAAAAAATATTGGAAATTGCTCAAGTTAGCGAAAAAGATTTTGATGATATAGTAAAAATCTTAGAACAAAAGTACAACTTAAACAATGAATCTGGTATTGAATTAAGAAATATTGACGGCTTTTTCAAATTTTTCACGAAAAAAAAATATGCAATTTATATTGAAAAAATTATAAAAAGAAGATCATTGAATACCTTAACCACCTCACAACTTGAAATTGTAATTTTACTTGCTTCCAAAAAGAAAGCGACAAAAAGGCAAATAGATGAAATTCGGGGAAAAGATTCCACTAATATTCTAAAACAGCTACTAATGAGTGGAGTTGTAAAGAGGCGAAAATCCGGTAGGAGTTATATTTATAGCTTAACAGATACATTCAAAGAAGAAACATTTATAGAAGAACTCTTAGACGAATTAGGAGGTGTACACTTTGACACTGAAAGAAGCCAAAATGATATCGAGAAAGATAATGGAAAGCAATGA